One window of the Epinephelus moara isolate mb chromosome 24, YSFRI_EMoa_1.0, whole genome shotgun sequence genome contains the following:
- the LOC126386833 gene encoding H-2 class II histocompatibility antigen, A-Q alpha chain-like has product MTLFVILLIVFTGATSATTPLHDFHYIYSCFQSGEVRVDALVDGDVAAYADFSKDEMVIAIPHVPQSAEEITKTAYEFAKASIVHCHSILGRALKADPGAILRQDAPDISIYTRYEEEDGVLNTLFCLANHFYPPTINFTWTKNGVEITEGVLDLRYLHNSDGTFHRISTLIFTPQEGDVYSCLVEHQTLHQPLSKSWELEKSQSSLSPAALFFIASLVLCLIGIATGIFFFNKERK; this is encoded by the exons ATGACTCTGTTTGTGATCCTGCTGATCGTATTCACCGGAGCTACATCTGCAACAA CGCCTCTCCATGACTTCCACTACATCTATTCGTGCTTTCAATCAGGGGAAGTGCGGGTGGATGCCCTTGTTGACGGGGATGTGGCCGCGTATGCTGATTTCAGCAAGGATGAAATGGTGATTGCGATACCTCACGTGCCACAGTCTGCAGAAGAGATAACGAAAACGGCTTATGAATTTGCTAAAGCTAGCATTGTTCACTGTCACAGCATTTTAGGTAGAGCACTAAAAGCAGATCCGGGTGCTATTCTACGGCAAG ATGCTCCAGATATCTCCATCTACACCCGGTATGAGGAAGAGGACGGTGTGCTGAACACTCTCTTCTGTTTGGCCAATCACTTCTACCCCCCCACCATCAACTTCACATGGACAAAGAACGGGGTGGAGATCACCGAGGGGGTGCTGGACCTGCGTTACCTCCACAACAGTGACGGGACATTCCACAGAATTTCAACATTGATTTTTACCCCTCAGGAGGGAGACGTTTACTCCTGTTTGGTGGAGCATCAAACCTTACATCAGCCTCTCAGCAAGAGCTGGG AGCTGGAGAAGAGTCAGAGCAGTTTGAGCCCTGCAGCTTTATTCTTCATAGCAAGCCTCGTTTTGTGTCTGATTGGAATCGCGACTGGAATCTTCTTTTTTAACAAGGAGCGAAAGTAG